In Streptomyces chartreusis, the following proteins share a genomic window:
- a CDS encoding 4'-phosphopantetheinyl transferase family protein translates to MIEELLPDPVVTVEAYGNDEHAGAALYPEEEAVVAKAVDKRRREFAVVRSCARRAMEKLGVPPQPVLPGERGAPGWPAGLVGSMTHCDGYGAAALVRATDLASLGIDAEPHKTLPEGVLPAVALPAEADRLRRLAGDHPDVHWDRLLFSAKESVYKAWFPLTGKWLDFTEADIDVFADPGERHSGGLRARLLVSGPLVGGRRIDVFEGRWTVQRGLVATSVTVPHT, encoded by the coding sequence GTGATCGAGGAACTGCTGCCGGACCCGGTGGTCACCGTCGAGGCCTACGGCAACGACGAGCACGCGGGCGCCGCCCTGTACCCCGAGGAAGAGGCCGTAGTCGCCAAGGCGGTCGACAAGCGCCGCCGGGAGTTCGCCGTCGTACGCTCCTGCGCGCGCCGCGCCATGGAGAAGCTCGGCGTGCCCCCGCAGCCCGTCCTGCCCGGTGAACGCGGCGCCCCCGGCTGGCCGGCCGGCCTGGTCGGCAGCATGACCCACTGCGACGGCTACGGCGCCGCGGCCCTGGTCCGCGCCACCGATCTGGCCTCCCTCGGCATCGACGCCGAACCCCACAAGACACTCCCGGAAGGCGTGCTGCCCGCCGTCGCGCTGCCCGCCGAGGCGGACCGGCTGCGCCGGCTGGCCGGCGACCACCCCGATGTCCACTGGGACCGGCTCCTGTTCAGCGCCAAGGAGTCCGTCTACAAGGCGTGGTTCCCCCTCACCGGCAAGTGGCTGGACTTCACCGAGGCCGACATAGACGTCTTCGCCGACCCCGGTGAGCGGCACAGCGGCGGCCTGCGCGCCCGGCTCCTCGTGTCGGGCCCGCTGGTCGGCGGGCGCCGGATCGATGTCTTCGAGGGCCGGTGGACCGTCCAGCGGGGGCTGGTGGCGACCTCGGTCACCGTGCCGCACACCTGA
- a CDS encoding metallophosphoesterase family protein: MTSTAGGAGQLLAISDLHIGYEENRALVEKMRPDSDDDWLLVAGDVAETVADIRWALKTLAGRFSKVVWAPGNHELWTHPKDSVTLRGVERYDHLVEVCRELGVTTPEDPYPVWEGPGGPVAVAPLFLLYDYSFLPSGCATKEEGLKYAHGTGIVCNDEYLLHPDPYPSREAWCEARVAETERRLAALPEDLPTVLVNHYPLDRHPTNVLWYPEFAMWCGTRLTADWHRRFRARTMVYGHLHIPRTTWHEGVRFEEVSVGYPREWRKRPDPPGRLRRILPKEDAAR; this comes from the coding sequence GTGACGTCGACGGCCGGCGGTGCCGGACAGCTGCTGGCCATCAGCGACCTGCACATCGGATACGAGGAGAACCGCGCCCTCGTCGAGAAGATGCGCCCCGACTCGGACGACGACTGGCTGCTGGTCGCCGGCGATGTCGCGGAGACCGTCGCCGACATCCGCTGGGCCCTCAAGACGCTCGCCGGCCGCTTCAGCAAGGTCGTCTGGGCACCCGGCAACCACGAGCTGTGGACCCACCCGAAGGACTCGGTCACCCTGCGCGGCGTCGAGCGCTACGACCACCTGGTCGAGGTGTGCCGGGAACTCGGCGTGACGACGCCCGAGGACCCCTACCCCGTCTGGGAGGGACCCGGCGGCCCGGTCGCCGTGGCACCGCTCTTCCTGCTGTACGACTACTCCTTCCTGCCCTCCGGCTGCGCCACCAAGGAGGAGGGGCTGAAGTACGCGCACGGCACCGGGATCGTGTGCAACGACGAGTACCTGCTGCACCCCGACCCCTACCCGTCCCGCGAGGCCTGGTGCGAGGCCCGGGTCGCCGAGACCGAGCGCCGGCTCGCCGCACTGCCCGAGGACCTGCCCACCGTCCTCGTCAACCACTACCCGCTGGACCGGCACCCCACGAACGTGCTGTGGTACCCCGAGTTCGCCATGTGGTGCGGCACCCGGCTGACCGCGGACTGGCACCGTAGATTCCGCGCCCGGACCATGGTCTACGGCCACCTCCACATCCCGCGGACCACCTGGCACGAGGGCGTCCGCTTCGAGGAGGTCTCCGTGGGGTACCCCCGCGAGTGGCGCAAGCGACCGGACCCGCCGGGCCGGCTGCGCCGCATTCTGCCGAAGGAGGACGCGGCCCGGTGA
- a CDS encoding ATP-grasp domain-containing protein, whose protein sequence is MVSRVRVWLNRTYAENVFFMDQLRRNPSDRAVEIHATHGDADSPVLAAADTAELEPEGLSPAGYVEYALAQCRRRGIDVFVPRLHQSAIVAHRAEFEAVGTALLAPPPEAVAVFQDKVIAYEAVQAVGVPVPPWWRVRNADELVAAVEELEEAGHKACFKPASGAGGVGFRVITRSPFSLVHLSGFPTPYVQLDLVEDALRRTDEPVDWLVMPRLEQPEVSVDCLTGPDNRVRLAIGRMKNGRRRGFTLHEQWLEPARLIAEGFGLHYLSNIQFRMFGDTPVLMDVNTRPAGGLHQLSLCGVNVPWLAVQLALGEDPGEVVPPFLGQDYTVVSGPRQLRPVSIPQQRAAEETEHLLPAVPAPAPAEPVESGAAQALPL, encoded by the coding sequence ATGGTCTCTCGCGTACGCGTCTGGCTCAACCGCACGTACGCGGAGAACGTGTTCTTCATGGATCAGCTGCGACGAAATCCCAGCGATCGGGCCGTGGAGATCCATGCGACGCACGGGGACGCCGACTCGCCCGTGCTCGCCGCCGCCGACACCGCCGAGCTGGAGCCGGAGGGCCTGTCCCCGGCCGGGTACGTGGAGTACGCGCTCGCCCAGTGCAGGCGCCGCGGCATCGACGTGTTCGTGCCCCGGCTGCACCAGTCGGCGATCGTGGCGCATCGCGCGGAGTTCGAGGCGGTCGGTACGGCGCTGCTGGCGCCGCCGCCGGAGGCCGTGGCCGTCTTCCAGGACAAGGTGATCGCGTACGAGGCCGTGCAGGCCGTCGGGGTGCCGGTGCCGCCGTGGTGGCGGGTGCGCAACGCCGATGAACTCGTCGCCGCCGTCGAGGAGTTGGAGGAGGCGGGGCACAAGGCCTGCTTCAAGCCGGCGTCCGGTGCGGGCGGGGTGGGCTTCCGTGTGATCACGCGCTCCCCCTTCTCGCTGGTGCACCTCAGCGGGTTCCCGACACCGTATGTGCAGCTGGATCTGGTGGAGGACGCCCTGCGGCGGACCGACGAGCCGGTGGACTGGCTGGTGATGCCCCGGCTGGAGCAGCCGGAGGTGTCGGTGGACTGCCTGACCGGGCCGGACAACCGGGTGCGGCTGGCGATCGGGCGCATGAAGAACGGGCGTCGGCGCGGGTTCACGCTCCACGAGCAGTGGCTGGAGCCGGCGCGGCTGATCGCGGAAGGGTTCGGCCTGCACTATCTGTCCAACATCCAGTTCCGGATGTTCGGGGACACGCCGGTCCTGATGGACGTCAACACACGCCCCGCGGGCGGGCTGCACCAGCTGTCGCTGTGCGGCGTCAATGTCCCGTGGCTGGCCGTCCAGCTGGCACTCGGCGAGGACCCGGGCGAGGTCGTACCCCCGTTCCTCGGTCAGGACTACACGGTGGTCTCGGGCCCGCGCCAGCTGCGCCCGGTGTCCATCCCCCAGCAGCGCGCGGCGGAGGAGACAGAGCACCTGCTGCCGGCGGTCCCGGCCCCCGCACCGGCAGAGCCGGTCGAGAGCGGGGCGGCGCAGGCGCTGCCGCTCTAG
- a CDS encoding NAD(P)/FAD-dependent oxidoreductase, whose translation MADRDSADHGAPHLAVIGAGPAGLAAAVAAAARGVRVTLIDSAAEAGGQFYRQPAPGLRARRPQALHHQWRAWERLRDGLAAHMEAGRVRHLTEHHVWFVERLPGGRFTVHALLGPEQRDPAEVRADAVLLATGGYEKVLPFPGWTLPGVVTAGGAQAMLKGSLAVSGRTAVVAGTGPLLLPVATGLAAAGVEVAALVESADPKAFLRRTRALVAQPAKVAEGARYAAELLRHRVRPLARHTVVEAHGTERLEAVTVAALDVDGRVRPGTGRRIPCDTLAVGHGMLPHTDLAETLGCGLDGLAVGVDDEQRTDVPGVWAAGETTGIGGAALSLAEGHIAGRSAVARLRGTRPDPDGWAAAAKARSRLRAFFTALDSVYAPPARWTDRITDDTVVCRCEEVTGGAIRAAVVELGAGDARTVKLLTRAGMGWCQGRVCGPAVAGLAGCELAVSRRPFARPVPLGVLARAGENEDG comes from the coding sequence ATGGCTGACCGCGACTCCGCCGACCATGGAGCCCCGCACCTCGCCGTGATCGGCGCGGGGCCCGCCGGGCTGGCCGCAGCCGTCGCCGCGGCCGCGCGAGGCGTGAGGGTCACGCTGATCGACTCGGCGGCGGAGGCGGGCGGCCAGTTCTACCGGCAGCCGGCCCCGGGGCTGCGGGCCCGCCGGCCGCAGGCGCTGCACCATCAGTGGCGGGCGTGGGAGCGGCTGCGGGACGGGCTGGCCGCGCACATGGAGGCGGGGCGCGTAAGGCATCTGACGGAACACCACGTCTGGTTCGTCGAGCGCCTGCCCGGCGGCCGGTTCACCGTGCACGCCCTGCTCGGCCCCGAACAGCGGGACCCGGCCGAGGTGCGCGCCGACGCCGTGCTCCTCGCCACCGGCGGCTACGAGAAGGTGCTGCCCTTCCCCGGCTGGACCCTCCCCGGAGTGGTCACGGCGGGCGGCGCCCAGGCCATGCTCAAGGGCAGCCTCGCGGTGTCCGGGCGCACCGCCGTCGTCGCCGGGACCGGCCCGCTGCTGCTCCCCGTGGCGACCGGGCTCGCCGCGGCCGGCGTCGAGGTCGCCGCGCTCGTCGAGTCCGCCGACCCGAAGGCGTTCCTGCGGCGCACACGGGCGCTGGTGGCACAGCCCGCCAAGGTCGCCGAAGGCGCCCGGTACGCGGCCGAGTTGCTGCGTCACCGGGTGCGGCCGCTCGCGCGGCACACCGTCGTCGAGGCGCACGGCACCGAGCGGCTGGAGGCCGTCACCGTCGCCGCGCTCGACGTCGACGGGCGGGTCAGGCCCGGCACCGGACGCCGCATCCCCTGCGACACCCTCGCCGTCGGCCACGGCATGCTCCCGCACACCGACCTCGCCGAGACTCTCGGCTGCGGCCTCGACGGGCTCGCCGTAGGCGTGGACGACGAGCAGCGCACCGACGTGCCCGGCGTCTGGGCCGCGGGGGAGACGACCGGCATCGGAGGGGCGGCGCTCTCGCTCGCCGAGGGGCACATCGCCGGGCGATCGGCCGTCGCCCGCCTGCGCGGAACGCGGCCCGACCCGGACGGGTGGGCGGCCGCCGCCAAGGCCCGCAGCCGACTGCGCGCCTTCTTCACCGCCCTCGACTCCGTGTACGCCCCGCCCGCGCGCTGGACCGACCGGATCACCGACGACACCGTCGTCTGCCGCTGCGAGGAGGTCACCGGCGGTGCGATCCGGGCGGCGGTGGTGGAACTGGGTGCCGGGGACGCGAGGACCGTGAAGCTGCTGACCCGGGCCGGGATGGGGTGGTGCCAGGGGCGGGTGTGCGGGCCGGCGGTCGCGGGGCTCGCCGGGTGCGAACTTGCCGTTTCCCGCAGGCCCTTCGCCCGGCCCGTACCGCTGGGCGTGCTCGCGCGGGCGGGGGAGAACGAGGACGGCTGA
- a CDS encoding carbohydrate binding domain-containing protein translates to MRNQPLRRLRRRFLALVGSGALAIAGAVALPGTAQAANVLSNAGFESGGLSPWSCTGNLGSVVSSPVHGGSKALAGAVSSSDIAKCSQTVAVQPNTTYSLSGWVRGSYVYLGVDGGSSTWTSSPSAYSRLSLSFTTGASQTSAQVYVHGWYAQGTYYADDISLDGPGGGSDSQAPSVPGSLRSTGKTSSSVSLAWNASTDNVGVTGYDVFRGSTQVLSVSGTSATVSGLSPSTGYTFTVKARDAAGNVSAASNAVTVTTDAGGGGGTGFKQAAPYLYLGWGDPPSATSVMSSTGIKWYTMAFILSSGGCNPAWDGSRPLTGGNDQSVINSIRSAGGDIVPSIGGWSGNKLGPNCSSAEALAGAYQKVIDAYGLKAIDVDIENTDEFENATVQDRILNALKIVKANNPGLRTVLTFGTSTTGPTYWGNRLIEQAKALNADIDVFTIMPFDFGGGADMYGNTVNATEGLKNKLKSTFGWDDATAYAHIGISGMNGLSDQQELTSTATWTQIRDWANSHHIARLAFWSVNRDRPCPGGGVTSNCSGISQSNWQFTSITAGFTG, encoded by the coding sequence GTGCGCAACCAACCCCTCAGACGTCTGAGACGTCGATTTCTCGCTCTGGTCGGATCCGGTGCTCTCGCGATCGCCGGAGCCGTCGCTCTTCCCGGTACGGCCCAAGCGGCCAATGTCCTGTCCAACGCCGGCTTCGAGTCGGGCGGGCTCTCCCCGTGGAGCTGCACCGGCAATCTCGGGTCGGTCGTCTCCTCGCCCGTGCACGGTGGGTCCAAGGCCCTTGCGGGGGCGGTGAGTTCGAGCGACATCGCCAAGTGCAGCCAGACCGTCGCGGTGCAGCCGAACACCACGTACAGCCTCAGCGGCTGGGTGCGCGGGTCCTACGTGTACCTCGGCGTGGACGGCGGTTCCTCCACCTGGACGTCGTCGCCGTCGGCGTACAGCCGGCTGTCGCTGTCGTTCACGACCGGTGCCTCGCAGACCAGCGCCCAGGTGTATGTGCACGGCTGGTACGCCCAGGGCACCTACTACGCCGACGACATCAGCCTCGACGGGCCCGGTGGCGGCTCGGACAGCCAGGCGCCGAGCGTGCCGGGAAGTCTGCGGTCCACCGGAAAGACCTCGTCCAGCGTGTCGCTGGCGTGGAACGCCTCGACGGACAACGTCGGGGTGACCGGGTACGACGTCTTCCGCGGCTCGACCCAGGTGCTCAGCGTCTCCGGTACGAGCGCCACGGTCAGCGGGCTGTCGCCCAGCACCGGCTACACGTTCACGGTGAAGGCACGGGACGCGGCCGGGAACGTGTCGGCGGCCTCCAACGCCGTCACCGTCACCACCGACGCGGGCGGCGGTGGCGGCACCGGCTTCAAGCAGGCCGCGCCCTATCTGTACCTGGGCTGGGGCGATCCGCCGAGCGCGACCTCGGTGATGAGCTCGACCGGGATCAAGTGGTACACGATGGCGTTCATCCTCTCCTCCGGTGGCTGCAATCCCGCCTGGGACGGGTCACGGCCGCTGACCGGCGGCAACGACCAGAGCGTCATCAACTCCATCCGGTCCGCGGGCGGTGACATCGTCCCGTCGATCGGCGGCTGGAGCGGCAACAAGCTCGGGCCGAACTGCTCCAGCGCCGAGGCGCTGGCGGGGGCGTACCAGAAGGTCATCGACGCCTACGGGCTGAAGGCGATCGACGTCGACATCGAGAACACCGACGAGTTCGAGAACGCCACCGTGCAGGACCGGATCCTGAACGCCCTGAAGATCGTCAAGGCGAACAACCCGGGCCTGCGGACCGTCCTCACCTTCGGCACCTCCACGACCGGGCCGACGTACTGGGGCAACCGGCTCATCGAGCAGGCCAAGGCGCTCAACGCGGACATCGACGTCTTCACGATCATGCCGTTCGACTTCGGCGGCGGCGCCGACATGTACGGCAACACCGTGAACGCCACGGAGGGGCTGAAGAACAAGCTGAAGTCCACCTTCGGGTGGGACGACGCGACGGCCTACGCCCACATCGGCATCTCCGGCATGAACGGGCTGTCCGACCAGCAGGAGCTCACCTCGACCGCGACCTGGACGCAGATCCGGGACTGGGCGAACTCCCATCACATCGCCCGTCTCGCGTTCTGGTCGGTCAACCGTGACCGGCCGTGCCCGGGCGGCGGCGTGACGAGCAACTGCTCCGGCATCAGCCAGAGCAACTGGCAGTTCACTTCGATCACGGCCGGGTTCACCGGCTGA
- a CDS encoding NAD(P)/FAD-dependent oxidoreductase, whose product MSERLTCDVVVVGAGMVGAACALYAARAGLDVILVDRGPVAGGTTGAGEGNLLVSDKEPGPELDLALLSGRLWGELAAEFGAAVEYEAKGGVVVASSPDGLAALERFADGQRAAGVVAEPVAGDALYALEPHLAPGLPGGVHYPQDCQVMPALAAAHLARGSGARLFTGRTVTDVLRTRAGAVRGVRTNMGDIHAPAVVNAAGTWGGELAALAGVPLPVLPRRGFVLVTEPLPRKVRHKVYAADYVADVASDSAALQTSPVVEGTAAGPVLIGASRERVGFDRTFSLPVVRALAADATRLFPFLTDVRAMRAYLGFRPYMPDHLPAVGPDPRVPGLHHACGHEGAGIGLATGTGHLIAQALTEKTPDLDLTPFRPDRFGEEAV is encoded by the coding sequence GTGAGCGAGCGACTGACCTGCGACGTCGTGGTCGTCGGAGCCGGCATGGTGGGCGCGGCCTGCGCGCTGTACGCGGCCCGGGCCGGCCTGGACGTGATCCTCGTCGACCGCGGCCCGGTGGCGGGCGGCACCACCGGCGCCGGCGAGGGCAACCTCCTCGTCTCCGACAAGGAACCGGGCCCCGAACTGGACCTGGCGCTGCTGTCCGGCCGGCTGTGGGGCGAGCTGGCGGCGGAGTTCGGGGCGGCCGTCGAGTACGAGGCCAAGGGCGGTGTCGTCGTGGCCTCGTCGCCGGACGGGCTCGCGGCGCTGGAGCGGTTCGCCGACGGACAGCGCGCCGCCGGGGTCGTCGCCGAACCGGTCGCGGGCGACGCCCTGTACGCCCTCGAACCCCACCTCGCCCCCGGTCTGCCGGGCGGCGTCCACTATCCCCAGGACTGCCAGGTCATGCCCGCCCTGGCCGCCGCCCACCTCGCCCGCGGCTCGGGCGCCCGGCTGTTCACCGGCCGCACGGTGACCGACGTACTGCGCACGCGGGCCGGCGCCGTGCGCGGGGTCCGCACGAACATGGGCGACATCCACGCCCCGGCGGTCGTCAACGCCGCCGGCACCTGGGGCGGTGAACTCGCCGCGCTCGCGGGCGTCCCGCTCCCCGTCCTCCCGCGCCGCGGCTTCGTCCTGGTCACCGAACCCCTCCCGCGCAAGGTCCGCCACAAGGTCTACGCCGCCGACTACGTGGCCGACGTCGCCAGCGACTCGGCCGCGCTCCAGACCTCCCCGGTCGTCGAGGGCACGGCGGCGGGCCCGGTCCTCATCGGCGCGAGCCGGGAACGCGTCGGCTTCGACCGGACCTTCTCGCTGCCGGTCGTAAGGGCGCTGGCGGCGGACGCGACGCGGCTGTTCCCGTTCCTGACGGACGTCCGCGCGATGCGTGCCTACCTGGGCTTCCGCCCGTACATGCCGGACCACCTGCCCGCCGTCGGGCCCGACCCCCGGGTGCCGGGGCTGCACCACGCCTGCGGGCACGAGGGCGCCGGCATCGGACTGGCCACCGGCACCGGCCACTTGATCGCGCAGGCGCTGACCGAGAAGACCCCCGACCTGGACCTGACGCCGTTCCGCCCCGACCGCTTCGGCGAGGAGGCCGTATGA
- a CDS encoding alpha/beta fold hydrolase → MADAQGRRPVRAVRLRPVGDGELALQYRVVHGYRRAFRMAGEGPVLVLIHGIGDSSDTWAELIPDLARTHTVIAPDLLGHGASDKPRADYSVAAYANGVRDLLTTLGIESATLVGHSLGGGVAMQFAYQFPERTERLILVSAGGVGREVNPVLRLVSLPGAHLMLSALRLPGMRLQVGQAVRLMRFLDTDLGQDAPELLTLVDALPDETSRNAFIRTLRAVVDWRGQVVTMLDRCYLTEGMPTMLLWGDRDSVVPVRHAYGAHEAMPGSRLEIFEGAGHFPFHTDPDRFVALVEEFTGSTAAADWSRETWREMLRAGRPGTAAGQPDTARSRAVERELREASERSAT, encoded by the coding sequence GTGGCCGATGCCCAGGGCCGACGCCCGGTGCGTGCCGTACGGCTGCGTCCGGTCGGCGACGGCGAACTCGCGTTGCAGTACCGCGTCGTGCACGGCTACCGGCGCGCCTTCCGCATGGCCGGCGAGGGGCCGGTGCTGGTGCTGATCCACGGCATCGGGGACTCCTCCGACACCTGGGCCGAGCTGATCCCCGACCTCGCCCGCACGCACACCGTGATCGCCCCCGACCTGCTCGGCCACGGCGCCTCCGACAAACCGCGCGCCGACTACTCGGTGGCCGCCTACGCCAACGGCGTGCGGGACCTGCTCACCACACTCGGCATCGAGTCCGCGACACTGGTCGGGCACTCGCTGGGCGGGGGAGTGGCCATGCAGTTCGCCTACCAGTTCCCCGAGCGCACCGAGCGGTTGATCCTGGTCAGCGCGGGCGGCGTGGGCCGCGAGGTCAATCCGGTGCTGCGGCTGGTCTCGCTACCGGGCGCCCATCTGATGCTGTCCGCGCTGCGGCTGCCGGGGATGCGGCTGCAAGTGGGGCAGGCGGTACGGCTGATGAGGTTCCTCGACACCGACCTCGGGCAGGACGCGCCGGAACTGCTGACCCTCGTCGACGCCCTCCCCGACGAGACCTCGCGCAACGCCTTCATCCGTACCCTGCGGGCGGTGGTCGACTGGCGCGGGCAGGTGGTCACCATGCTGGACCGCTGCTATCTGACCGAGGGCATGCCGACCATGCTGCTGTGGGGCGACCGGGACAGCGTGGTGCCGGTGCGGCACGCCTACGGCGCGCACGAGGCGATGCCCGGCAGCAGGCTGGAGATCTTCGAAGGGGCGGGCCACTTCCCGTTCCACACCGACCCGGACCGTTTCGTCGCGCTGGTCGAGGAGTTCACCGGCAGTACGGCCGCCGCCGACTGGAGCCGCGAGACCTGGCGCGAGATGCTGCGGGCGGGGCGGCCCGGCACGGCGGCGGGACAGCCGGACACCGCCCGTTCCCGGGCGGTGGAACGCGAGCTGCGGGAGGCGAGCGAGCGCAGCGCGACCTGA
- a CDS encoding alpha-L-fucosidase: MAIQPWFTDAKLGIFIHWGIYAVDGVQESWSFYDDIVPYDRYMSQFDRFTAARYEPRDWAKLFARAGARYAVLTSRHHDGVALWDTAHGDLNVGRDLIAGYADALREQGLKVGLYYSHSDWSHPDYASTRKPGRPPELEDNRYSEVAAEGEDMAAWERFLGYRDGQIRELTSRYKPDLLWFDGEWDRSEEQWRIPELAALIRSEVPDVVFNARMLSEGDYATPEQGAPVVPPDGPWELCLTINDSWGHQHHDHNHKSVDQLIRYFAETIGSGGNLLLSVGPREDGTIPAEQAERLEGLGDWIAKHAEAVYGTERGLPAGHHYGPSTLSKDRRTLYLTLFDAPRAEINVRGLLGGVRRVTVLGSGRELAHRITGGLHETPGVLWIEPPTGADLDPHATVLAVELEGELELYRGSGRF, translated from the coding sequence ATGGCGATACAACCCTGGTTCACCGACGCCAAGTTGGGGATCTTCATCCACTGGGGCATCTACGCCGTCGACGGCGTCCAGGAGTCCTGGTCGTTCTACGACGACATCGTCCCGTACGACCGGTACATGTCCCAGTTCGACCGGTTCACCGCCGCCCGCTACGAACCGCGCGACTGGGCGAAGCTCTTCGCGCGGGCCGGCGCCCGGTATGCCGTGCTGACCAGCCGCCACCACGACGGTGTGGCCCTGTGGGACACGGCCCACGGCGATCTGAACGTGGGCCGCGACCTGATCGCGGGTTACGCCGACGCCCTGCGCGAGCAGGGCCTCAAGGTCGGGCTGTACTACTCCCACTCGGACTGGAGCCACCCCGACTACGCCTCCACCCGCAAGCCCGGCCGCCCGCCGGAGCTGGAGGACAACCGGTACTCCGAGGTCGCCGCCGAGGGCGAGGACATGGCCGCCTGGGAACGCTTCCTCGGCTACCGGGACGGCCAGATACGGGAGTTGACCTCCCGCTACAAGCCGGACCTGCTGTGGTTCGACGGCGAGTGGGACCGCAGCGAGGAGCAGTGGCGCATCCCCGAGCTGGCCGCGCTGATCCGCTCCGAGGTGCCGGACGTCGTGTTCAACGCCCGCATGCTCAGCGAGGGCGACTACGCGACGCCCGAGCAGGGCGCCCCGGTCGTCCCGCCCGACGGCCCCTGGGAGCTGTGCCTGACGATCAACGACTCCTGGGGCCATCAGCACCACGACCACAACCACAAGTCGGTCGACCAGCTGATCCGCTACTTCGCCGAGACCATCGGCTCAGGCGGCAACCTGCTGCTGAGCGTGGGCCCGCGCGAGGACGGCACGATCCCGGCCGAACAGGCCGAGCGGCTGGAGGGACTCGGCGACTGGATCGCCAAGCACGCGGAAGCGGTGTACGGCACCGAACGGGGCCTGCCGGCCGGTCATCACTACGGCCCGAGCACCCTCTCCAAGGACCGCCGGACCCTGTACCTGACGCTCTTCGACGCCCCGCGCGCCGAGATCAACGTACGCGGGCTGCTCGGTGGGGTACGCCGGGTCACGGTGCTCGGCAGCGGACGGGAACTGGCCCATCGGATCACCGGCGGTCTGCACGAGACGCCCGGGGTGCTCTGGATCGAACCGCCCACCGGGGCGGACCTCGACCCGCACGCCACGGTGCTCGCGGTCGAGCTGGAAGGGGAGCTGGAGCTGTACCGGGGTTCGGGCCGCTTCTGA
- a CDS encoding helix-turn-helix domain-containing protein produces the protein MTDGFEGSGATPTVALPAVVARVTALADRLGVSHAEVFATGRLSVASGVPEPVVKALLSGRPAGEPDVQARFLQRLDLLRRTRLKPNGRKYTQQEIADGAGMSRQQAGALINGDRRPTMEHCDAIQRFFRVHAGFLTAEDPEALAGSLQRTEQELLQKLAEREAAQAAEDPLERLLQDHGVRGIAWRAAQLPTDQHRDKVAEWLDMLLESVKRPES, from the coding sequence GTGACGGATGGCTTCGAGGGTTCGGGCGCCACGCCGACGGTAGCGCTGCCGGCCGTCGTCGCCCGTGTCACCGCGCTCGCCGACCGGCTCGGCGTGTCGCACGCCGAGGTCTTCGCCACCGGGCGGCTGTCCGTCGCCTCCGGCGTCCCGGAGCCGGTCGTCAAGGCCCTGCTGAGCGGCCGCCCCGCGGGCGAGCCCGATGTGCAGGCGCGCTTCCTCCAGCGGCTCGACCTGTTGCGCCGCACCCGGCTCAAGCCGAACGGCCGCAAGTACACCCAGCAGGAGATCGCCGACGGCGCGGGCATGTCCCGCCAGCAGGCCGGCGCCCTGATCAACGGCGACCGCCGTCCCACCATGGAGCACTGCGACGCCATCCAGCGCTTCTTCCGGGTGCACGCCGGATTCCTCACGGCCGAGGACCCCGAGGCGCTCGCGGGCTCCCTCCAGCGCACCGAGCAGGAACTGCTCCAGAAGCTCGCGGAGCGCGAGGCGGCCCAGGCCGCCGAGGACCCGCTGGAGAGACTCCTCCAGGACCACGGCGTGCGCGGCATAGCGTGGCGTGCCGCCCAGCTGCCCACCGACCAGCACCGCGACAAGGTCGCGGAGTGGCTGGACATGCTCCTGGAGAGCGTCAAGCGACCCGAGTCGTGA
- a CDS encoding (2Fe-2S)-binding protein, whose amino-acid sequence MRTPLELADAHPGPAFTVTLDGRGIEALPGQTVAAALWAAGVTSWRTTRGEGRARGVFCGIGVCFDCLITVNDRPNQRACLVPLHPGDAIRTQEGTGHDG is encoded by the coding sequence ATGAGAACACCTCTGGAGCTCGCCGACGCCCACCCGGGCCCGGCCTTCACGGTCACCCTCGACGGCCGTGGGATCGAGGCCCTGCCGGGCCAGACGGTCGCCGCCGCGCTGTGGGCGGCCGGGGTCACCTCCTGGCGGACCACCCGGGGTGAGGGCCGCGCGCGAGGCGTGTTCTGCGGCATCGGCGTCTGCTTCGACTGCCTGATCACCGTCAACGACCGCCCGAACCAACGGGCCTGTCTGGTGCCATTGCACCCCGGCGATGCGATCCGGACCCAGGAAGGGACGGGGCACGATGGCTGA